AATCGAGGACGAAGCCGTCGTCGTCGACGGTGACGGTCGCGCTGGACACCGGAGAGAGCACGTGGATGCCGTCGGCCCCGCTGCTGTAGGTCAGGCTGGCCTCCCGCACCTGCAGGTCCGGCACTCGCACGTAGACCACCGGAACCTGCACGTCCTCGGTGGCGTGGGCGAGTCCGAAGCGCCGGATGGGCAGGGTGTTGAACAGTGGGCTCAGCACCACGTCCACATCCAGGGCGCCGCCGAACATCGAGCGCACGTGGGTGCCGCCGGCATCGACGAGCCAGTAGTTCTCCTCGTCGCGGGCGATGGACGCGTGCCGTTCGCCCGAGGCGACGGTGCTGCGCAGTGACAGACGCTTGGTACGCCCGACCTCGTCGGTGACCAGATCGTAGGACGCGCTGAACGCCGGATGTTCGCCGCAGTCACCGGCGATGATGCGTCCGGAG
The genomic region above belongs to Nocardia spumae and contains:
- a CDS encoding putative glycolipid-binding domain-containing protein — its product is MSKPAQGKSEAAQASADGADTPPRWPAVLTWRAHDASRMESVRVVLNGNRIRASGRIIAGDCGEHPAFSASYDLVTDEVGRTKRLSLRSTVASGERHASIARDEENYWLVDAGGTHVRSMFGGALDVDVVLSPLFNTLPIRRFGLAHATEDVQVPVVYVRVPDLQVREASLTYSSGADGIHVLSPVSSATVTVDDDGFVLDYPGLAERF